From Armatimonadota bacterium, a single genomic window includes:
- a CDS encoding thioredoxin domain-containing protein translates to MEREPRFRVLSAVAFLILCMGWLGRYARVIEREQSPNPLVHSASFYLRSCSNQPIEWREWGAEVFEEAQRSGKPVYAELGASWSAGAAWANEDVYHDEGIANLLNTQAIPVKVDFDSSPKVARHLLNQAEVLGVRRGIPVGLTLDPEGIAIFAIAVDSRTNLGRALDQFFRLYKNQPQATRQRAEQMKMALTRIPDAGPVSEELLDRLSSDIMNSLSQATPGAARPLTTLRFAVARAGGDIRSVRLMALQLLWDQRKSARWDDRGFGFFVDQGAGKGQLPFRAKRAIDNALYLDVYCDLYDLTKDPAIAKTALDIVEFLRRDLWGERPAGFRNAALFQPSILTGSASGQRDSRISQIDTTLKADAQGAAIVALCRFARVMPVSEQTEWVRDAAERTFRTLQSLLSANQFIYHTAHRQTQDWVADDVWAVLAALELSALIGDPEIRAWGIRLLDKAIERCCAPGSNGAFYDVSHLRQYGSVVVTPLAWGTDEGLPSDNAVVADVLIAAARMTGEKKYRDCAENLIAAFAGSMAEAPLTTASLAASLQRLMELP, encoded by the coding sequence ATGGAGCGGGAGCCGCGGTTTCGCGTTCTCAGCGCGGTCGCCTTTTTGATCCTCTGCATGGGTTGGCTGGGGCGGTATGCGCGCGTCATCGAGCGCGAGCAAAGCCCCAACCCGCTCGTTCATTCGGCTAGTTTCTACCTTCGAAGCTGTAGCAATCAGCCGATCGAGTGGAGAGAGTGGGGCGCCGAGGTCTTTGAAGAGGCGCAAAGGAGCGGCAAGCCGGTCTATGCCGAGTTAGGCGCTTCTTGGTCGGCCGGCGCCGCTTGGGCGAACGAGGACGTTTATCACGACGAGGGCATCGCCAACCTTCTTAACACCCAAGCCATACCGGTCAAAGTAGATTTCGATTCGAGCCCCAAAGTGGCTCGGCACTTGTTGAATCAGGCAGAGGTGTTGGGCGTGCGTCGGGGAATTCCGGTAGGATTGACGCTCGATCCAGAAGGCATCGCGATCTTTGCAATCGCGGTCGATTCGCGAACTAATTTGGGACGAGCGCTCGACCAGTTTTTCCGGCTCTATAAGAACCAGCCTCAAGCCACCCGTCAGCGGGCCGAGCAGATGAAGATGGCGCTGACGCGCATCCCCGATGCAGGACCCGTGAGCGAGGAGCTTCTCGATCGGCTCTCTTCCGACATCATGAATTCGCTCTCGCAAGCGACGCCAGGCGCTGCCAGGCCGCTCACGACGCTTCGTTTTGCCGTCGCGCGTGCCGGCGGCGACATTCGGAGCGTTCGCCTCATGGCGCTTCAGTTGCTTTGGGACCAAAGGAAGAGCGCTCGCTGGGACGATAGGGGGTTTGGCTTCTTTGTCGATCAGGGCGCCGGAAAAGGGCAGTTGCCCTTTAGAGCCAAGCGCGCAATAGACAATGCGCTCTATCTCGATGTCTACTGCGACCTTTACGATCTGACCAAGGATCCGGCGATTGCGAAAACTGCGCTGGACATCGTAGAATTTCTGCGCCGCGATCTGTGGGGCGAACGGCCTGCAGGATTTCGGAACGCGGCCTTGTTCCAGCCATCGATCTTGACCGGTTCTGCGTCTGGGCAGCGCGACTCGCGAATTAGTCAGATCGATACCACTCTCAAGGCCGACGCGCAGGGGGCAGCCATTGTAGCGCTTTGCCGTTTCGCGCGAGTCATGCCGGTTAGCGAGCAAACGGAGTGGGTGCGAGACGCCGCAGAACGCACCTTTAGAACCCTTCAATCGTTGCTGTCGGCTAATCAGTTTATCTATCACACCGCTCATCGGCAGACCCAAGACTGGGTGGCAGACGATGTTTGGGCCGTGTTAGCAGCGCTGGAGCTGAGCGCTCTAATCGGCGATCCGGAGATTAGAGCATGGGGTATTCGGCTTTTGGATAAGGCTATCGAACGGTGCTGCGCGCCGGGTTCGAACGGTGCATTTTACGACGTCTCGCATCTGCGGCAATATGGATCGGTCGTCGTTACGCCTCTTGCTTGGGGAACGGACGAGGGCCTTCCGAGCGACAACGCGGTGGTAGCCGATGTCTTGATCGCGGCGGCACGAATGACCGGCGAAAAGAAGTATCGAGATTGCGCTGAGAATCTGATTGCGGCCTTTGCCGGGAGCATGGCGGAAGCTCCCTTGACGACCGCCTCGCTTGCCGCTAGCCTGCAGAGGCTGATGGAACTGCCTTAA
- the rodA gene encoding rod shape-determining protein RodA, producing the protein MRSQRPRRIDWPLALSVLLLVLVGLATLYSATVGWRDAAFKRQAMWLVLSTPLAVGLAMIDPKVWSRRWVWIYALNLLLLILVMLTAERIKGAQRWLALPGGYQIQPSELAKVFLVITLATALSRMGEEIKTLRGFLLSLVHLAIPMALVFKQPDLGTSLVLGAIWLAMVFVAQARAKHILATVAAGALAFIGMWHFDVLKDYQKSRVISFINPEADARQTGYHLIQSKYAIGSGQLTGLGYLQGAQKKLRYIPEQHTDFIFSVIGEELGFLGGTALLALFGFFLFRIWRIMIAASEPIYSFMAAGLLAMFAFHIVSNIGMTMGLFPVVGIPLPFLSSGGSMMLASMLGVGLLLGLSGRGSGLRF; encoded by the coding sequence ATGCGCTCTCAGCGACCGCGACGGATCGATTGGCCCCTCGCGCTTTCGGTCCTATTGCTCGTACTCGTCGGTTTAGCAACGCTCTACAGCGCAACAGTCGGCTGGCGCGATGCGGCTTTCAAACGGCAGGCCATGTGGCTCGTCCTCTCAACACCGCTTGCCGTCGGATTGGCGATGATCGACCCCAAAGTCTGGTCGCGCCGATGGGTCTGGATCTACGCTCTCAATTTACTGCTCTTAATCCTAGTAATGCTGACCGCCGAGCGGATCAAAGGCGCGCAACGGTGGCTGGCTCTGCCTGGAGGCTACCAGATTCAACCTTCCGAATTGGCGAAGGTCTTTCTGGTCATCACGCTGGCGACGGCGCTCAGCCGAATGGGAGAAGAAATCAAGACTCTGCGCGGATTTCTGCTGTCGCTCGTCCATCTGGCCATCCCGATGGCGCTGGTCTTCAAACAGCCCGACTTGGGCACGTCGCTGGTGTTAGGCGCCATCTGGCTGGCCATGGTATTTGTAGCACAAGCACGAGCAAAACACATCCTAGCCACAGTCGCGGCAGGAGCCTTGGCATTTATCGGCATGTGGCACTTCGACGTACTGAAGGATTATCAAAAGAGCCGCGTGATCTCCTTCATCAACCCCGAGGCCGACGCGCGCCAGACAGGCTACCACCTGATCCAATCGAAGTACGCCATCGGGAGCGGTCAGCTGACCGGACTCGGCTATCTGCAAGGCGCTCAAAAGAAGCTGAGATATATCCCCGAACAGCACACCGATTTCATCTTCAGCGTGATCGGCGAGGAGCTCGGCTTTCTGGGCGGCACGGCGCTCTTAGCGCTCTTTGGTTTCTTTCTCTTTCGAATCTGGAGGATCATGATCGCCGCCAGCGAACCGATCTATAGCTTCATGGCCGCAGGGCTGTTAGCGATGTTCGCGTTCCATATTGTCTCGAATATCGGTATGACCATGGGACTGTTTCCGGTTGTTGGCATCCCGTTGCCGTTCCTCAGTTCCGGCGGTAGCATGATGCTGGCCTCGATGTTGGGAGTTGGCCTGCTATTGGGATTGAGCGGCCGCGGCAGCGGGTTGAGATTCTGA
- a CDS encoding P-II family nitrogen regulator codes for MKAIVCYVRPHKLEEIKTALVDLGAMGMTVCDARGCGSPRADDPDWVIRMPVRTRLELVVPDDRVEETIEMILRNARTGQADDGKIFVLPIESAIRVRTGEEGEIAVT; via the coding sequence ATGAAGGCGATAGTCTGCTACGTGAGACCCCACAAGTTAGAAGAAATCAAGACTGCCTTGGTCGATTTGGGCGCAATGGGTATGACCGTCTGCGACGCTCGCGGATGCGGATCGCCCCGAGCAGACGACCCGGATTGGGTGATCCGAATGCCGGTGCGAACGAGGCTGGAACTGGTCGTCCCGGACGACCGAGTAGAAGAGACGATCGAGATGATCCTGCGCAACGCTCGTACAGGCCAGGCAGACGACGGCAAAATCTTTGTGCTACCGATCGAGAGCGCGATACGAGTCCGGACCGGGGAGGAAGGCGAGATCGCCGTTACTTGA
- a CDS encoding redox-sensing transcriptional repressor Rex gives MSSKPSAPAPTLERLATYLQLLSELQAQGVETVSSADIEQTAGIGAAQFRKDVSFFGGFGKPGVGYDVSELLSQIASILRIDHEQTCLLIGAGNLGAALAAYPGFSAYNFHIAAVFDNDPKKIGTSFNGLIVRDISELCKVNDAIDAKIALLAVPAQNAQDVADLLVAAGIKAIMNFAPVYLKTSPKVYVRNAYFLQELAVLSFRLHQAEEERFSH, from the coding sequence ATGAGTTCGAAGCCCTCTGCCCCCGCGCCGACGCTGGAACGTTTGGCCACCTATCTGCAACTGCTGAGCGAACTGCAGGCGCAAGGCGTTGAGACAGTCTCTTCGGCCGACATTGAGCAGACTGCAGGCATCGGTGCGGCCCAGTTTCGAAAGGACGTCTCCTTCTTCGGCGGTTTTGGCAAACCCGGGGTCGGCTATGACGTGTCAGAACTCCTTAGCCAGATCGCGTCTATCCTGCGGATCGACCACGAGCAGACCTGTTTGCTGATCGGGGCTGGAAACCTGGGGGCCGCCTTGGCAGCTTATCCGGGCTTTTCCGCCTACAATTTTCATATTGCCGCAGTCTTTGACAACGATCCCAAGAAGATCGGAACTTCCTTCAATGGACTGATCGTGCGCGACATCTCGGAACTGTGCAAAGTCAACGATGCGATCGACGCAAAGATCGCGCTGCTCGCCGTACCGGCTCAGAACGCCCAGGATGTCGCCGATCTCCTCGTTGCGGCGGGGATCAAGGCGATCATGAACTTTGCGCCGGTCTACCTCAAGACTTCTCCGAAGGTGTATGTGCGAAACGCCTACTTTTTGCAGGAGTTGGCGGTACTCTCTTTTCGGTTGCATCAGGCCGAAGAGGAGCGATTTTCGCATTGA
- a CDS encoding sigma-70 family RNA polymerase sigma factor, protein MLQTRRSHLLTASEELRLAKLVQEGEALIRLREKLRNDLERDPKKSEWASAANMTGLEMDLRLNEIDEAKKKLIESNLRLVVSIAKKYSAKGIPLADLIQEGNLGLIRAVEKFDPEKGFRFSTYATWWIRRAIARAIINQGRTIRIPVYVAELINKVVKTEQRLQQELHREPTDEEISNEIAQERVRQDYRNKLQREATEEEVREKMGQAMRHMPPDRVREMRRVAIEPLSLETPVGEKDNSSLGDFIQSTNMPSPQDVTHSLIQREQLDMILDKLTQKESVVVRLRFGLDDGRQRTLEEVGAELNVTRERVRQIELRAMRKLNNLGKQIEDLRRNRGLELEDALTHIQPEP, encoded by the coding sequence ATGCTCCAGACTCGTCGTTCACACCTGCTGACCGCCAGCGAGGAACTTCGCTTGGCCAAGTTGGTGCAGGAAGGCGAAGCCTTGATTCGTTTGCGCGAAAAGCTTCGAAACGACCTTGAGCGCGATCCCAAGAAGAGCGAATGGGCCTCTGCCGCCAATATGACCGGCTTGGAGATGGATCTGCGCCTGAACGAAATCGACGAGGCCAAGAAGAAGCTGATCGAGTCGAATCTGCGCTTGGTGGTCAGTATCGCTAAGAAGTACAGCGCCAAGGGCATCCCGTTGGCCGACCTGATCCAGGAAGGCAATCTGGGCCTGATTCGCGCCGTCGAGAAGTTCGACCCTGAGAAGGGCTTCCGATTCAGCACTTATGCCACTTGGTGGATTCGGCGCGCCATTGCTCGCGCGATCATCAACCAGGGGCGCACGATCCGAATTCCGGTCTATGTGGCCGAGTTGATCAATAAGGTGGTCAAGACGGAGCAGCGGTTGCAGCAAGAGCTTCATCGCGAGCCTACCGACGAAGAGATTTCGAACGAGATCGCTCAGGAGCGCGTGCGGCAGGATTATCGGAACAAGCTTCAGCGCGAGGCGACCGAAGAGGAAGTGCGCGAGAAAATGGGCCAGGCGATGCGCCACATGCCGCCGGATCGCGTGCGCGAGATGCGCCGCGTCGCTATCGAGCCGCTTTCTCTGGAGACGCCCGTTGGCGAGAAGGACAACTCCTCTTTGGGGGACTTTATCCAGTCGACCAACATGCCGTCGCCCCAGGACGTTACCCACAGTCTGATTCAGCGCGAGCAGCTGGACATGATCTTGGACAAGCTGACTCAGAAGGAGAGCGTTGTCGTTCGTCTGCGCTTTGGTTTGGACGACGGACGGCAGCGCACTTTGGAAGAGGTCGGGGCCGAATTGAACGTAACGCGAGAACGGGTGCGGCAGATCGAGCTTCGCGCCATGCGCAAGCTGAACAATCTGGGCAAACAGATCGAGGACCTCCGGCGCAACCGCGGATTGGAGTTAGAGGATGCGCTGACCCATATTCAACCGGAGCCGTAA
- the nadB gene encoding L-aspartate oxidase, producing MSQEAIKTDILVIGSGIAGLSFALGAAPYGQVTIITKKESFESNTNYAQGGIAVAVGEDDAVEDHYRDTLSAGASLCDPKAVELLVRRGPEMVQWLLDIGCQFDRARPGRDIYGLDLTREGGHGRHRIAHRADKTGAEIERALLTAIRDHPEITLHERCCATSLVIRDGQCWGASILRDGKTTAIHARCTLIATGGCGEVYLHTTNPAIATGDGISIAAVQGAVVSNMEFIQFHPTSLYGSHNRSFLISEAVRGEGALLIRKDGYRFMPDYDIRAELAPRDIVARAIDAELHKTGDEFVLLDMARLGKERIERRFPTITEACRRQGIDPVERPIPVVPAAHYSCGGIETDLYARTSIPNLFACGEAACTGVHGANRLASNSLLEALVFARQASEHIAGIELPQLPNLGSEAISVSDVPSGEIRSEIRALMQRCAGIVRSNAWLTEAHARLEEIARTLDSPARSADPDGFEVRSLVTVASLIVAGAIWRKESRGLHYTIDYPAPNDDYRRPTRLALSSNGDLAFLPGPDSYRALDR from the coding sequence TTGAGCCAGGAAGCGATAAAGACCGACATTCTTGTCATTGGCAGCGGCATTGCGGGGCTAAGTTTTGCTTTGGGCGCCGCGCCATACGGACAAGTTACTATCATAACCAAGAAGGAAAGCTTTGAATCGAACACCAACTATGCGCAGGGCGGGATAGCGGTGGCGGTGGGAGAGGACGATGCGGTCGAGGATCACTATCGCGACACGCTTTCGGCGGGCGCCAGCCTTTGCGATCCGAAGGCGGTCGAGCTGTTGGTTCGACGCGGCCCCGAGATGGTGCAATGGCTATTGGACATCGGCTGCCAATTCGACCGCGCCCGCCCCGGACGAGACATCTACGGTTTAGACCTGACGCGAGAAGGGGGGCATGGCAGACATCGCATCGCTCATCGCGCCGATAAGACGGGCGCAGAAATTGAAAGAGCGCTGCTGACAGCCATTCGAGATCATCCAGAAATCACGCTGCACGAACGGTGTTGCGCCACCAGCCTAGTAATAAGGGACGGGCAGTGCTGGGGCGCAAGCATTTTAAGGGATGGCAAGACGACCGCGATTCATGCGCGGTGCACGCTGATCGCAACGGGCGGTTGCGGCGAGGTTTATCTGCATACCACCAATCCGGCCATCGCCACGGGCGACGGCATCTCTATCGCCGCGGTGCAAGGCGCGGTCGTTTCGAATATGGAGTTCATTCAGTTTCACCCCACCAGTCTCTACGGTTCGCACAATCGCTCCTTCTTGATTTCGGAGGCTGTGCGAGGCGAAGGGGCTCTGCTGATCCGAAAGGACGGCTATCGGTTCATGCCCGACTACGACATTCGAGCGGAACTGGCGCCTAGAGACATCGTCGCACGGGCGATCGACGCCGAGCTTCACAAAACAGGCGACGAGTTTGTGCTTTTGGATATGGCGCGCTTGGGGAAGGAGCGCATCGAGAGGCGGTTTCCGACCATCACCGAGGCATGCCGACGACAGGGCATCGACCCCGTCGAGCGGCCTATTCCCGTTGTGCCGGCGGCGCACTATTCGTGCGGAGGAATCGAGACCGACCTGTACGCCCGCACGTCGATCCCGAACCTGTTTGCCTGTGGAGAGGCGGCCTGCACCGGCGTGCACGGCGCCAATCGATTGGCCAGCAACTCGCTCTTGGAGGCATTGGTCTTTGCTCGGCAGGCCAGCGAGCACATTGCAGGGATCGAACTGCCGCAATTGCCCAACTTAGGCTCTGAGGCAATCTCTGTTTCCGATGTTCCGTCCGGAGAAATTCGCTCAGAAATTCGAGCTTTGATGCAGCGCTGCGCGGGCATCGTGCGATCCAATGCTTGGCTGACTGAAGCTCATGCGCGGTTAGAGGAGATTGCTCGAACGCTCGACTCGCCCGCACGTTCTGCCGATCCCGATGGATTCGAGGTCAGAAGTCTTGTTACCGTCGCCTCTCTGATAGTGGCCGGGGCGATTTGGCGCAAAGAGAGCCGCGGCTTGCACTACACGATCGACTATCCGGCGCCGAACGACGACTATCGCCGACCGACGCGGTTGGCGCTCTCAAGTAACGGCGATCTCGCCTTCCTCCCCGGTCCGGACTCGTATCGCGCTCTCGATCGGTAG